A single region of the Actinoplanes sp. SE50/110 genome encodes:
- a CDS encoding arylsulfotransferase family protein, protein MISRRALLAGSAAAVAAGGAGFALGRIPAAPAAPEQKTPVAAPKYRSRPDLQALPDVTITTPANRTVPGYILLTPASGHGLWGPLMVDETGSPVWFRKVPDPATVAIDLKAQIYRDKPVLTWWEGTIGGTGGQGVGQGEFVIADQQYREITRVRAAGTEQADQHDFVITPRDTALFWVYDPIAYDLSPVGGPADGVLHDGVLQEIDIATGKRLFQWRASEHVTLAESYAPLPQGDAAHLPYDYLHPNSVGLDADGHLLLSARHTWTVYKVHKQTGAVLWRAGGKKSDFAVEERAAFHWQHDFRRRRDGSYSVFDNGAGITKERDYSRGLVFTVDEAAKKINFMAEYVHPDRVSAPTQGNFRELGDGGSFIGWGQDPHFTEHNADGSVRLAGHLPLDNQSYRAYKAEWTGTPHDQPALGLRVEGGNVIVTASWNGHTGIARWRARAGGQPQELSTTVEAARTGFETTLTVQGTPEYVVAEALAANGTVLGSSSAIPVRV, encoded by the coding sequence GTGATCTCCCGTCGTGCTCTCCTCGCCGGCTCCGCCGCGGCCGTCGCCGCCGGTGGAGCCGGATTCGCCCTCGGCCGCATCCCGGCCGCACCGGCCGCCCCCGAGCAGAAGACCCCGGTGGCGGCCCCGAAGTATCGCTCCCGGCCCGATTTGCAGGCCCTGCCGGACGTCACGATCACCACTCCGGCGAACCGGACGGTGCCCGGCTACATCCTGCTCACCCCGGCCTCCGGGCACGGGCTGTGGGGGCCGCTGATGGTCGACGAGACCGGGTCGCCGGTGTGGTTCCGCAAGGTGCCCGACCCGGCCACCGTGGCGATCGATCTCAAGGCCCAGATCTATCGCGACAAACCGGTGCTGACCTGGTGGGAGGGGACCATCGGGGGAACCGGCGGGCAGGGTGTCGGCCAGGGTGAGTTCGTCATCGCCGATCAGCAGTACCGGGAGATCACCCGGGTCCGGGCGGCCGGCACCGAGCAGGCCGACCAGCACGACTTCGTGATCACCCCGCGGGACACCGCGCTGTTCTGGGTGTACGACCCGATCGCCTACGACCTGTCCCCGGTCGGTGGCCCGGCCGACGGGGTGCTGCACGACGGGGTGCTCCAGGAGATCGACATCGCCACCGGCAAACGGCTGTTCCAGTGGCGGGCCAGCGAACACGTCACGCTGGCCGAGTCGTACGCGCCGCTGCCGCAGGGTGATGCGGCGCATCTGCCCTACGACTACCTGCACCCCAACTCGGTGGGCCTGGACGCGGACGGGCATCTGCTGCTCTCCGCCCGGCACACCTGGACCGTCTACAAGGTCCACAAGCAGACGGGCGCGGTGCTCTGGCGGGCCGGCGGCAAGAAGTCCGATTTCGCGGTCGAGGAGCGGGCCGCCTTCCACTGGCAGCACGACTTCCGCCGGCGCCGGGACGGCAGCTACAGCGTCTTCGACAACGGGGCCGGGATCACCAAGGAGCGCGATTACTCCCGCGGCCTGGTGTTCACCGTGGACGAGGCCGCCAAAAAGATCAACTTCATGGCGGAGTACGTGCACCCGGACCGGGTGTCGGCGCCGACCCAGGGCAACTTCCGGGAACTGGGCGACGGCGGCTCGTTCATCGGGTGGGGTCAGGACCCGCACTTCACCGAGCACAACGCGGACGGGTCGGTGCGGCTGGCCGGGCATCTGCCGCTGGACAACCAGTCGTACCGGGCGTACAAGGCGGAGTGGACCGGCACGCCGCACGATCAACCGGCGCTGGGGCTGCGGGTCGAGGGCGGCAACGTGATCGTCACCGCGAGCTGGAACGGGCACACCGGCATCGCCCGGTGGCGGGCCCGGGCCGGCGGTCAGCCGCAGGAGCTGAGCACCACAGTGGAGGCGGCCCGGACCGGTTTCGAGACCACGCTGACCGTCCAGGGCACCCCGGAGTACGTGGTGGCCGAGGCGCTGGCCGCGAACGGCACCGTCCTCGGGTCGTCGTCAGCCATCCCGGTGCGCGTCTAG
- a CDS encoding glycosyltransferase family 4 protein: MKVVVAHNRYREAIPSGENVIVDTEIEQLRAAGVAVVPFQRSSDSISGMPARQKALLPMAPMLGGAAQRDLAALIESEKPDLLHLHNPYPLLSPRVIRTAHAHGIPVVQTVHNYRQVCSSGLYFRDGHNCQDCRGKLLGWPAIRNRCYRGSAAQSAIMATTLAVHRPTWHSVDRYIALTDKIAAHLDDYGVPADRIVIKPNGLPDPGDPAPPGDGFLYAARLSPEKGLGLLLDAWRRHPDGSLGPLRIAGDGELRPLAERAAAERADVTYLGPLDRAGMTAARTAASVVVAVPTWEDVLPTVILEAMAAGRPVLGTAVGGVPYLIGESGWLAEPDPAALAAVLPRARAEAAGRAVAARERYLVHFHPDVLTRRLIEIYTGMISDSQRMSR, translated from the coding sequence GTGAAGGTGGTGGTTGCACACAACCGGTATCGCGAGGCGATCCCCTCCGGGGAGAACGTCATCGTCGACACCGAGATCGAGCAGTTGCGCGCGGCCGGCGTGGCCGTGGTGCCGTTCCAGCGGAGTTCCGACTCGATCTCCGGGATGCCGGCCAGGCAGAAAGCGCTGCTGCCGATGGCCCCGATGCTGGGCGGGGCCGCTCAGCGCGATCTTGCCGCGCTGATCGAATCCGAAAAACCGGACTTGCTCCATCTCCATAACCCTTACCCGCTCTTATCGCCCAGAGTGATCCGGACCGCGCACGCCCACGGCATCCCGGTCGTCCAGACCGTGCACAACTACCGCCAGGTCTGCTCCTCGGGGCTGTATTTCCGGGACGGCCACAACTGCCAGGACTGTCGCGGCAAGCTGCTGGGCTGGCCGGCGATCAGAAACAGGTGCTACCGCGGATCCGCGGCGCAGAGCGCGATCATGGCGACCACGCTGGCCGTGCACCGTCCCACCTGGCACTCGGTCGACCGCTACATCGCGCTGACCGACAAGATCGCCGCGCATCTGGACGACTACGGCGTCCCGGCCGACCGCATCGTGATCAAGCCGAACGGCCTGCCCGACCCAGGCGACCCGGCCCCGCCCGGCGACGGGTTCCTCTACGCCGCCCGGCTCTCCCCGGAGAAGGGCCTCGGCCTGCTGCTCGACGCCTGGCGACGGCATCCGGACGGCTCACTCGGCCCGCTGCGCATCGCCGGTGACGGCGAACTGCGCCCGCTGGCCGAGCGGGCCGCCGCCGAGCGTGCCGACGTCACCTACCTGGGCCCGCTGGATCGGGCCGGGATGACCGCGGCGCGCACCGCCGCGTCGGTCGTGGTGGCCGTTCCGACCTGGGAGGACGTGCTGCCGACGGTGATCCTGGAGGCGATGGCGGCGGGGCGGCCGGTGCTCGGCACGGCGGTCGGCGGGGTGCCGTACCTGATCGGGGAATCCGGTTGGCTCGCCGAGCCGGACCCGGCGGCGCTGGCCGCGGTGCTGCCGCGAGCCCGGGCCGAGGCCGCCGGGCGGGCGGTGGCGGCCCGCGAGCGCTATCTGGTCCACTTCCATCCGGATGTGCTCACCCGGCGTTTGATCGAGATCTACACGGGCATGATTTCGGATTCCCAGCGTATGTCGAGGTAG
- a CDS encoding Fpg/Nei family DNA glycosylase — translation MPELPEVEALAAYLRERAVGHSVQRLEVASFSALKTYDPAPSALTGLPITSAGRHGKFLDIGIGLDVHLVVHLARAGWLHYRDTFKSPAPLKPGSGPIAIRLRLDDGSGFDLTEAGTQKSLAAYLVRDPQTEVPGVSRLGPDALAVTRDEFARLIRSRNGQVKGVLTDQEVLAGIGNAYSDEILHVAKMSPFALTGKLTEEQLTTLYEAMREVETDAVQRSVGQKAAELKGEKRAGMRVHARTGLPCPVCGDTVREVSFADKSLQYCATCQTGGKPLADRRLSKLVR, via the coding sequence GTGCCCGAACTCCCCGAGGTCGAGGCGCTCGCTGCTTACCTGCGGGAGCGTGCGGTCGGCCACTCCGTGCAGCGCCTCGAGGTCGCCTCGTTCAGCGCGCTGAAGACGTACGATCCGGCGCCCTCCGCCCTGACCGGCCTGCCGATCACCTCGGCCGGCCGGCACGGCAAGTTCCTGGACATCGGCATCGGCCTGGACGTGCACCTGGTCGTGCACCTGGCCCGGGCCGGCTGGCTGCACTACCGCGACACGTTCAAGTCGCCGGCCCCGCTCAAACCGGGCAGCGGGCCGATCGCGATCCGGCTGCGGCTCGACGACGGCTCCGGCTTCGACCTGACCGAGGCCGGCACCCAGAAGTCGCTCGCGGCCTACCTGGTCCGCGACCCGCAGACCGAGGTTCCGGGGGTGTCCCGGCTCGGCCCGGACGCGCTCGCGGTCACCCGCGACGAGTTCGCCCGGCTGATCCGGTCACGCAACGGCCAGGTCAAGGGCGTGCTCACCGATCAGGAGGTGCTCGCCGGGATCGGTAATGCGTACTCCGACGAGATCCTGCATGTGGCGAAGATGTCACCGTTCGCGTTGACCGGGAAGCTCACCGAGGAGCAGCTCACCACGTTGTACGAAGCGATGCGCGAAGTGGAGACCGACGCCGTGCAACGATCCGTCGGACAGAAGGCGGCCGAGCTCAAGGGCGAGAAACGGGCCGGCATGCGGGTGCACGCCCGGACCGGCCTGCCGTGCCCGGTTTGCGGCGACACCGTGCGCGAGGTCTCGTTCGCCGACAAGAGCCTGCAGTACTGCGCGACGTGCCAGACCGGCGGCAAACCGCTCGCCGACCGCCGCCTGTCCAAGTTGGTGCGGTGA